The Acidianus infernus genome window below encodes:
- a CDS encoding 2-oxoacid:acceptor oxidoreductase family protein: protein MRWEIILRGRGGMGVVTAGETLVKAAVKEGKYGQSIPFFGGERRGAPVVSYVRLSDEPIYIHREIYNSDLVAVFDTSLFNILNPLEGLKEDGILLLNTKTPKKLWKNTFYVDAVEIADKLNLSIAGWKLVNMPMVGAIAKVTGMIKIDSVVEAIEEEFSGKLGELNAEAAKLGYEMVSKYD from the coding sequence ATGAGATGGGAGATTATCTTAAGAGGAAGAGGAGGAATGGGGGTTGTAACTGCTGGAGAAACCTTAGTTAAAGCTGCTGTAAAAGAAGGAAAATATGGTCAATCAATTCCATTTTTCGGAGGAGAAAGAAGAGGAGCACCTGTAGTTTCTTACGTAAGGCTTTCAGATGAACCAATTTATATTCACAGAGAAATTTATAATTCAGACCTTGTAGCAGTTTTCGATACTTCATTATTTAACATACTGAATCCTCTAGAAGGGCTTAAAGAAGACGGAATTCTCTTGCTTAACACTAAGACGCCTAAGAAACTATGGAAAAATACATTTTACGTGGATGCGGTGGAGATAGCAGATAAATTGAACTTATCCATTGCCGGGTGGAAATTAGTAAACATGCCCATGGTAGGGGCAATAGCTAAAGTTACTGGAATGATAAAAATTGATTCTGTTGTTGAAGCGATAGAAGAGGAGTTTTCAGGAAAGTTGGGAGAATTAAACGCTGAAGCGGCAAAATTAGGTTATGAAATGGTGAGTAAATATGATTAA
- a CDS encoding 4Fe-4S binding protein, translated as MINYPVPLGRPKIGSSGLTGHWRLMKPVIDYSKCTKCRLCVIYCPENTIDLLEGFDVRIDYDYCKGCGVCAQICPQKAIQMVPEVK; from the coding sequence ATGATTAACTATCCAGTACCTTTAGGAAGGCCTAAAATTGGATCATCAGGATTAACTGGCCATTGGAGGTTAATGAAGCCTGTAATCGATTACTCAAAGTGCACTAAGTGCAGGCTTTGCGTAATTTATTGTCCTGAGAATACTATAGACCTCCTTGAAGGATTTGACGTGAGGATTGATTACGATTATTGCAAAGGTTGCGGGGTTTGTGCACAAATTTGTCCTCAGAAAGCAATACAAATGGTTCCGGAGGTGAAGTGA
- a CDS encoding MFS transporter, translating into MDRVSLVTLIVVLGTMMAAIDSTIVILALPVMLQCLHTDLLTLIWIILIYLLTIAVLTTQLGRLGDRFGRGKIYNLGFLIFTIGSALCGASPNASFLISSRAVQAIGASMLQANSGAIIADNYPPNRRGKAYGYTSIGWNVGAILGIILGGILTTFVGWRYIFYINVPIGIIATILGLREIKDSRMVNAKFDILGVIILASSLILITYGASEIAGVGITPFNLFLIILGIILLFPFYLVEKRQPFPVIDFKVFKNRVLTASLLASFLQSSGYLATAFILIMYLQGIRGLTPFNASLLLVPGYVLASMVGPITGRLSDKIGARIPATIGIGLMIIAAFIYSNLTLTTPYYVIIVTSIIGGLGSSFFYPANNSAIMSNAPRSIYGGISGIMRTLANIGILISYVIAISIASISIPRYVAFEVFLGTYSLGELSSKFLIGIHSAFYASIVILSIALVLSAIRGKEERSYLS; encoded by the coding sequence ATGGATAGAGTATCACTTGTCACCCTTATAGTAGTTCTTGGGACAATGATGGCCGCAATTGATTCTACTATTGTGATTCTTGCATTACCAGTAATGTTACAATGTCTGCATACTGATTTACTAACTCTCATTTGGATAATTTTAATTTACTTATTAACTATCGCAGTTCTAACTACCCAGTTAGGTAGGCTAGGAGATAGATTTGGAAGAGGAAAGATATACAATTTAGGATTTCTTATATTCACTATAGGTTCAGCCCTTTGTGGTGCTTCGCCTAATGCAAGCTTTCTCATTTCCTCTAGAGCTGTTCAAGCTATAGGTGCGTCAATGTTGCAAGCTAATAGCGGTGCGATAATTGCCGATAATTATCCTCCAAATAGGAGAGGAAAAGCTTATGGTTATACTTCAATAGGTTGGAACGTTGGCGCAATTTTAGGAATTATTCTAGGAGGAATTTTAACTACTTTTGTAGGTTGGCGGTATATATTTTATATAAACGTTCCTATAGGAATTATAGCTACTATCTTAGGCTTAAGGGAAATTAAAGATTCAAGAATGGTGAATGCAAAGTTCGATATTTTAGGAGTTATCATCTTAGCCTCCTCTCTCATTTTAATAACTTATGGTGCGTCGGAAATTGCTGGAGTTGGTATTACTCCTTTTAATTTATTCTTGATAATTCTTGGAATTATATTATTGTTCCCATTTTACCTAGTAGAGAAAAGACAGCCTTTTCCTGTAATTGACTTTAAAGTATTTAAAAATAGGGTACTCACTGCGTCGCTTTTAGCGTCTTTTTTACAAAGTTCAGGTTATTTAGCTACTGCGTTTATTCTAATCATGTACTTACAAGGGATTAGAGGATTGACTCCTTTCAATGCATCATTATTACTTGTTCCAGGGTATGTTTTAGCTAGCATGGTTGGGCCAATTACCGGTAGACTTTCAGACAAAATAGGTGCAAGAATTCCTGCAACGATAGGAATTGGGTTAATGATTATTGCAGCGTTTATCTACTCTAACCTTACTCTAACTACTCCTTATTACGTAATAATAGTCACCTCAATAATTGGAGGTCTAGGTTCTTCGTTCTTCTACCCAGCTAATAACAGTGCTATAATGTCAAATGCCCCTAGAAGCATTTATGGAGGGATTTCTGGAATAATGAGGACTTTGGCAAACATAGGAATATTAATAAGTTACGTCATTGCTATTTCCATTGCATCAATTTCAATACCTAGGTATGTCGCATTTGAAGTGTTTTTAGGAACTTACTCTTTAGGAGAGCTGAGTAGTAAATTCTTAATCGGAATACATTCAGCTTTTTATGCTTCAATTGTTATTCTTTCAATTGCTCTAGTACTTTCTGCAATTAGAGGAAAGGAAGAGAGGAGTTATTTAAGTTAA
- a CDS encoding PaREP1 family protein, whose amino-acid sequence MQIEIPDVIYSFITESLGKDVSDTLVEAFLTSLDREDRIRVYIKLSKEYEEKAKDGETCWKALSYLFKAIAEIEGMEISSYQDYYNLAEYLSFKENNTEIVKYFLNAEKLHAEFHPRPQDKETFKIRMEYCKKLIEIAKGYLRKSKSFSEED is encoded by the coding sequence ATGCAAATAGAAATCCCTGATGTAATTTATAGCTTTATAACAGAAAGCTTAGGAAAAGACGTTTCGGATACTTTAGTCGAGGCGTTCTTAACATCTTTAGATAGAGAAGATAGAATAAGAGTTTATATTAAATTAAGTAAGGAATATGAAGAAAAGGCCAAAGACGGAGAAACTTGTTGGAAAGCTTTATCTTATCTATTTAAGGCAATAGCTGAAATCGAAGGTATGGAGATTTCCTCCTATCAAGATTACTATAACTTAGCAGAATATTTATCCTTTAAGGAAAATAATACGGAGATCGTAAAGTATTTTTTAAATGCGGAAAAACTTCACGCAGAATTTCATCCCAGACCCCAAGATAAAGAGACATTTAAGATAAGAATGGAGTATTGTAAAAAATTGATAGAAATTGCAAAGGGTTACTTACGAAAATCAAAAAGTTTTTCGGAGGAGGATTAA
- a CDS encoding APC family permease, with translation MSKEKEESHYQEPKRVIGLKDLVFLSVGGQSPFLSILTYGVSAFLYGSYFAPIAIVIGTILVLLNGMVIYKLSIRYTKSGGYYTYAYYSLTKRLGFETGWIYLVYSVLYGSAYILGATFVLHHVLQINPWIIALTIFGVSSIFALTGIKPSAKYAIVASVIEIGIMATLAVLFLKSTSFAFYNPFNYHISIGTLALAILFGSGIPTGYGSITPLSGEVKDPKRTIPLAIVIVILLGGLLAAFDVYAIGDHLLYYHISPTSTDLLSLIESRFGIITFAFVIFAAANDGILATLSFMLATSRTAYAMSTHGFLPSIFSKFESERGPVFASLLTIVLYLITIVSSLYLTGLRPYLAFEEVAEIAVLSNLLVHIAADSSLFKISLKRLRRRLVEISLALAAIGITAWNMIETISSTTPVLVYIFMTFIIMGFLAAEVIEMEREEQED, from the coding sequence ATGAGTAAGGAAAAGGAAGAGTCTCATTATCAAGAACCTAAACGTGTAATAGGATTAAAGGACTTGGTTTTCCTAAGCGTTGGCGGGCAATCTCCTTTCTTAAGCATACTAACTTACGGTGTCTCAGCTTTTCTTTACGGAAGTTATTTTGCTCCTATTGCAATAGTTATAGGGACTATTCTAGTTCTGCTCAACGGCATGGTAATTTACAAGCTATCAATTAGGTATACAAAATCTGGAGGATACTATACGTATGCTTATTACTCCTTAACAAAAAGATTAGGGTTTGAAACCGGTTGGATATACTTAGTTTACTCTGTATTATACGGATCAGCTTACATCTTAGGTGCTACATTTGTTTTACATCACGTACTTCAGATAAACCCTTGGATAATAGCATTGACAATTTTTGGAGTCTCATCAATTTTTGCCTTGACCGGGATAAAACCTTCAGCTAAATATGCAATTGTGGCTAGCGTAATAGAAATAGGAATAATGGCTACGTTAGCTGTCTTATTCCTAAAATCTACTTCTTTCGCTTTCTATAATCCTTTTAATTATCACATATCAATTGGAACGTTGGCTTTGGCTATATTATTTGGTTCAGGTATTCCGACTGGTTACGGTTCAATTACTCCTTTATCTGGGGAAGTTAAAGATCCTAAAAGGACTATTCCTTTAGCAATAGTTATTGTAATTCTCTTAGGTGGATTATTGGCAGCATTTGACGTTTATGCGATAGGAGATCATTTACTTTACTATCATATTAGCCCAACTTCTACCGATCTTCTTTCGTTAATTGAAAGTAGGTTCGGTATAATTACCTTCGCTTTCGTAATCTTTGCAGCAGCAAATGATGGAATATTAGCAACATTATCCTTTATGCTCGCAACTTCTAGGACAGCTTACGCAATGTCAACTCATGGTTTCCTTCCAAGTATATTCTCTAAGTTTGAGAGCGAAAGAGGACCAGTGTTTGCATCATTATTAACAATAGTACTCTACTTGATTACGATAGTCAGTTCACTATATCTAACCGGGCTAAGACCATATTTAGCATTTGAAGAAGTAGCAGAAATAGCTGTTCTTTCCAATTTATTAGTACACATTGCAGCTGACTCTTCACTTTTCAAGATCTCATTAAAGAGATTAAGGAGAAGGTTAGTTGAAATTTCCTTAGCTTTAGCCGCAATAGGTATAACTGCCTGGAACATGATTGAGACTATAAGTTCCACTACTCCTGTCTTAGTTTACATATTCATGACTTTCATAATAATGGGCTTCTTGGCTGCAGAAGTTATAGAGATGGAAAGAGAAGAGCAAGAAGATTAA
- a CDS encoding ATP-binding protein, giving the protein MICNIPKVTVTTWNSNNVILVGPTYKQYLEKALNSIKNNDIASIIGQPGMGKTTILKKVQEIVKDSLYMDLASKNEIEEEFWSKIDKNEIRQKVLPRLDKKKYGYTFWKRLLGIKFEDWLMKACGKYNDPLLRLYCFDYQKDFDGMIKAINDLKEVEHLSLLIDEVRENHIPKIHRLINSGLGVPILMAVPTEVYSKITDLAIRRRLDESRISLDNALTSEDIKEIVDAYCHEISEDLFPIVLSLWNGRELNTVSSILQFMKSEVEKFEKECSNSQDVINCVKEKLKESHSLKNPEEESKQLEKMIRDLLSSLSKEFQITYVHPRGKRAEIKGKYVTLGIFFIKEGNAYVGLVKLLNDDRTDDEEVKLLSMLEKVEHEKKEYPVEKRFIITNSQKLNVDNTVTKIELTTMEAIRILQGDSEILEEKLKEILNSFNTKASSASVVVST; this is encoded by the coding sequence ATGATATGCAATATTCCTAAAGTGACTGTAACAACTTGGAATTCAAACAATGTAATCCTAGTAGGGCCTACTTATAAACAATACTTGGAGAAAGCGCTTAATTCCATAAAGAATAACGATATTGCTTCAATTATAGGCCAGCCGGGAATGGGTAAGACAACAATATTAAAGAAAGTACAAGAGATTGTAAAGGACTCTCTTTACATGGACCTAGCAAGTAAAAATGAGATAGAGGAGGAATTTTGGAGTAAAATAGACAAGAACGAAATTAGGCAAAAAGTCTTACCTAGGCTTGATAAGAAAAAATACGGCTATACATTTTGGAAGCGATTACTTGGAATAAAATTTGAGGATTGGTTAATGAAAGCCTGCGGTAAGTATAATGACCCTCTCCTTAGGTTATACTGTTTTGATTATCAAAAGGACTTTGACGGAATGATAAAAGCAATAAACGACTTAAAGGAAGTTGAGCATCTCTCCTTACTCATAGATGAAGTTAGGGAAAACCACATTCCGAAAATTCATAGGCTAATAAACTCGGGTTTAGGAGTCCCAATATTAATGGCAGTACCCACTGAAGTTTACAGTAAAATTACGGATTTAGCTATAAGGAGGAGGCTAGACGAAAGTAGAATATCCCTAGACAATGCCTTAACTTCAGAAGACATTAAGGAAATAGTTGATGCATATTGCCACGAAATATCTGAAGACCTCTTTCCAATAGTTTTATCTTTATGGAACGGGAGAGAACTTAACACTGTAAGCTCTATACTTCAGTTTATGAAGTCCGAAGTAGAAAAATTTGAAAAAGAATGCTCTAACTCTCAAGATGTCATAAACTGTGTAAAGGAGAAGTTAAAGGAATCTCACAGCCTTAAAAACCCTGAAGAGGAGTCAAAACAATTAGAGAAAATGATAAGGGATTTGTTATCATCATTATCTAAGGAATTCCAAATAACCTACGTTCATCCCAGAGGAAAAAGGGCTGAAATTAAAGGTAAGTATGTTACCTTAGGAATATTCTTTATTAAGGAAGGCAACGCTTACGTAGGTTTAGTGAAATTATTAAATGATGATAGGACTGATGATGAAGAAGTGAAATTACTTTCAATGCTGGAAAAAGTTGAGCACGAAAAGAAGGAATATCCGGTTGAAAAGAGGTTCATAATAACTAATTCCCAAAAGCTCAACGTAGACAACACTGTAACAAAGATAGAGTTAACTACAATGGAGGCAATTAGAATATTACAAGGAGATTCTGAAATTCTAGAGGAAAAATTAAAAGAAATACTGAATTCATTTAACACTAAAGCTTCGTCAGCAAGTGTAGTTGTAAGTACTTAA
- a CDS encoding 3-methyl-2-oxobutanoate dehydrogenase subunit beta: MTEVPSYIKEKKVIRQQYFLRGNAACPGCPIPKELDLLLEVMGKKTVLVVPASCSTVIMGDIHGSPSTVPVVHSAFASAAAIASGLSRQLKMRGEDAKVVVWAGDGATGDIGFATVSGAAERNEDILYVCYDNEAFMNTGIQRSSLTPYGAWTTTTPAGKREFKKPLPFIMMEHKIPYVATASIAYPFDYQAKVRKAKDIQGFRYIHLLSPCPPGWRFDSSLTIEVAKLAVETGIWPLFEVINGEFQLTGISKVLLDKSKRKPITEYLKLQGRFSKMSEKDIKIMQDAVDAMWDYIAELVKR, encoded by the coding sequence ATGACTGAAGTTCCATCTTACATTAAAGAAAAGAAAGTAATTAGACAACAATACTTCCTAAGGGGAAACGCTGCCTGTCCAGGCTGTCCTATACCTAAAGAGTTAGACTTACTTCTAGAAGTTATGGGCAAGAAGACTGTTCTAGTAGTCCCTGCATCGTGCAGTACTGTAATAATGGGTGATATTCATGGGTCTCCTTCAACTGTCCCGGTAGTACACAGTGCTTTTGCTTCAGCTGCCGCAATTGCCTCAGGATTAAGTAGGCAATTAAAAATGAGGGGAGAAGACGCTAAGGTAGTTGTTTGGGCAGGAGACGGAGCTACTGGCGATATAGGATTTGCCACTGTAAGCGGCGCAGCCGAGAGAAATGAGGACATACTTTACGTATGTTATGATAACGAAGCTTTCATGAATACTGGGATTCAAAGGTCTTCTTTAACTCCTTACGGAGCGTGGACTACAACTACTCCTGCAGGTAAGAGGGAATTTAAGAAACCTCTGCCTTTCATCATGATGGAGCATAAAATACCTTACGTGGCTACTGCGTCTATCGCTTATCCATTCGATTACCAAGCTAAAGTTAGGAAAGCAAAGGATATTCAAGGATTTAGATATATTCACTTACTATCGCCCTGTCCTCCAGGTTGGAGGTTTGATAGCAGTCTAACTATTGAAGTAGCAAAGCTTGCTGTTGAGACAGGAATTTGGCCTTTATTTGAGGTAATTAACGGAGAGTTCCAGTTAACGGGGATAAGTAAAGTTCTGCTAGACAAGAGTAAGAGAAAGCCAATAACGGAATACCTTAAACTTCAAGGTAGGTTCAGTAAGATGAGTGAGAAAGATATAAAGATAATGCAGGACGCTGTTGATGCGATGTGGGACTATATTGCTGAATTAGTGAAAAGATAA
- a CDS encoding FAD-binding oxidoreductase, producing MEELLDIEHSKEEREDFAGYKISPKMIFFPKNESEVVRIVKYAYTHNIPVVPWGSGSSLTGATACKDCILVDLSKMDEILEINDVDWYVRVQPGVKLIDLYEAVESKGFFFPPDPASFFLCTVGGAISEGSGGMRGVKYGPFREWVLSLRVVLPTGEVVKVGEPLRKNRAGYDLTHLFVGSEGTLGIITEAWLRIIPKPRKKIYTVKVLLPDFSTVADNIIGIRKARILPEFSEYIDADVIKALNRNLNAGLEESEGGMLLISIEEDQLQDLLKVLKGKVEVLEGDEAERLYSLRSQAAIAVKAETRTFYAEDIVVPISKLPEAISKLNEIAKKHNTKFYIISHIGDGNLHPNIVVDDEKEMEEIFNEIAKVAIDLGGSVTGEHGVGIQKAKMMSEQIKSHNGEKVLDLMMGIKRMLDPKDILNPDKYVELAYKFK from the coding sequence ATGGAAGAACTACTCGATATAGAGCATTCAAAAGAGGAAAGAGAAGACTTCGCAGGCTATAAAATTTCTCCTAAAATGATTTTCTTTCCAAAAAACGAGAGCGAAGTTGTTAGGATAGTTAAATATGCGTATACTCATAATATTCCAGTAGTTCCTTGGGGTTCTGGTAGTAGTTTAACTGGAGCTACTGCATGTAAAGACTGCATCCTCGTTGACCTCTCGAAAATGGATGAGATTCTCGAAATAAATGACGTAGACTGGTACGTAAGAGTCCAACCTGGAGTGAAACTCATTGACCTTTATGAAGCAGTGGAAAGCAAAGGATTCTTTTTCCCTCCAGATCCTGCTAGTTTCTTCTTATGCACAGTTGGAGGAGCGATTTCTGAAGGTTCCGGTGGAATGAGAGGAGTAAAATACGGACCTTTTAGGGAATGGGTTCTCTCGCTGAGAGTAGTATTGCCTACTGGAGAAGTTGTGAAAGTAGGAGAACCGTTAAGGAAGAATAGAGCAGGATATGATTTAACCCACTTGTTTGTGGGCAGCGAAGGTACACTTGGGATAATAACTGAAGCTTGGCTTAGAATAATTCCAAAACCCCGAAAGAAGATTTATACAGTGAAAGTCTTATTGCCAGATTTTAGTACTGTGGCAGATAATATTATAGGTATAAGGAAAGCCAGAATCTTACCGGAGTTTTCAGAATATATAGACGCTGATGTAATAAAGGCATTAAACAGGAACTTAAATGCCGGCCTTGAAGAATCAGAAGGAGGAATGCTTCTGATTTCAATAGAAGAAGACCAATTGCAAGACTTATTAAAGGTATTGAAAGGTAAGGTAGAAGTTTTAGAAGGAGATGAGGCTGAGAGGCTTTATTCTTTGAGGTCTCAAGCAGCAATTGCAGTTAAGGCAGAAACTAGAACTTTTTACGCAGAAGACATAGTAGTCCCTATATCTAAATTGCCAGAAGCTATATCTAAACTAAACGAAATCGCAAAGAAGCATAACACGAAGTTCTACATTATTTCACACATAGGCGACGGTAACTTACACCCCAACATTGTTGTAGACGACGAAAAAGAGATGGAAGAGATATTTAATGAAATAGCCAAAGTTGCAATAGACTTAGGAGGCTCAGTAACCGGAGAGCATGGAGTAGGAATACAGAAGGCTAAAATGATGTCGGAGCAGATAAAAAGTCATAACGGTGAGAAGGTTCTAGACTTAATGATGGGAATTAAGAGGATGCTAGATCCAAAGGATATACTGAACCCTGACAAGTACGTCGAGCTAGCTTATAAATTTAAGTAA
- a CDS encoding transketolase C-terminal domain-containing protein, which produces MITVQKNVTAMVGNHAVAYAVKQAKPQVLAVFPITPQTTMLEKLAEYIDNGELKAELIKVEGEHSALAAVYGAAVAGARVFTATSSQGLLYMTEMIYWIGGERVPIVNAVATRALAEPWSIWDDHQDFFSKRDASWIMMMAENVQDAYDMTLQAFKISEDKRVILPVMMGFDGFILTHTMERLEILDDETVEKFLPPREFNLIDFNDPVNVGPIALPDDYMKIKYEAMKAMEGSKEVIEEISKEYERISGRKQYGLVECYECEDADYVFITVGAWTGDAREAVRRLRNEGKKVGLLKLRVIRPFPKERIKEALKGVQGVIVFDREYSYGYGGILANEVKSAIYNSGIEVMSVIAGIGGKDVRPLHFQKVMEDVLAGRKFEERWLND; this is translated from the coding sequence ATGATAACCGTTCAAAAGAACGTAACTGCAATGGTAGGCAATCACGCTGTAGCTTACGCTGTTAAACAAGCCAAACCTCAAGTGTTGGCCGTATTCCCAATAACTCCTCAAACTACTATGTTAGAGAAATTGGCAGAATATATAGATAACGGAGAGCTGAAGGCAGAACTAATAAAAGTTGAAGGAGAGCACTCAGCTTTGGCTGCAGTTTACGGAGCAGCTGTTGCAGGAGCTAGAGTATTTACGGCAACTTCATCCCAAGGCTTGCTTTACATGACGGAAATGATTTATTGGATAGGAGGAGAAAGAGTACCTATTGTAAACGCAGTAGCAACTAGAGCGTTAGCAGAACCTTGGTCCATTTGGGACGACCACCAAGATTTCTTTAGCAAAAGGGACGCCTCTTGGATAATGATGATGGCGGAAAACGTTCAAGACGCTTACGATATGACTTTACAAGCCTTTAAGATAAGTGAAGATAAGAGAGTAATTTTACCTGTTATGATGGGCTTTGACGGTTTCATCTTAACTCACACAATGGAGAGGCTGGAAATATTAGATGACGAGACTGTAGAAAAATTCCTTCCACCTAGGGAGTTCAACTTAATAGACTTCAACGATCCGGTAAACGTAGGTCCTATTGCTCTACCAGACGATTACATGAAAATAAAGTATGAGGCAATGAAGGCAATGGAAGGAAGTAAGGAGGTTATTGAAGAAATAAGTAAAGAGTACGAGAGGATCTCTGGAAGGAAACAGTATGGTCTGGTAGAGTGCTATGAGTGCGAAGATGCGGATTACGTGTTCATTACTGTAGGAGCGTGGACTGGAGACGCTAGAGAGGCAGTAAGAAGGCTAAGAAACGAAGGGAAGAAAGTAGGTTTGCTTAAGTTAAGAGTAATAAGGCCTTTTCCGAAAGAGAGAATAAAGGAGGCATTAAAAGGAGTTCAAGGAGTTATAGTATTTGACAGGGAATACTCCTACGGTTATGGAGGAATTTTAGCTAACGAGGTTAAGTCTGCAATTTACAATTCTGGAATAGAAGTAATGAGCGTAATTGCTGGCATCGGAGGTAAGGACGTTAGACCCCTTCACTTCCAGAAGGTTATGGAAGACGTTCTTGCCGGTAGAAAATTTGAGGAGAGGTGGTTAAATGACTGA